The genomic stretch CTTGAATTATGGCTCTTTCATCCAGTCGGTGATTGATTTTCTGATCATTGCTTTTTGCATCTTTCTGGCTATCCGTGCTTTGCAGCGATTTAACCGCAGACAGAAGCAGGAGGCTGCTGCTGCACCACCAGCCCCATCCAACGAAGAAAAACTGCTGGCCGAAATCCGTGACCTGTTGAAGTCTCGTTCCTGACAAGCAAGCCGGAATCAAAATTTTTTTGCTTCCCGTTCATATCTTTTCTTTGCCCCATGAAACTGGGTTTTTGGGGAGTAATCGGGTGGTTTTTACTTGCAGCCGGTTCGGCGGCGTATGCCCAACAAGACATTCTCCATCTGAAAAAGGATATTGACTATTTTGAAAAAAGCAAAATCGGCCAGCCGCTTGATACCCTGGAAGGCTGGCGCTATGGCACCATCGCCAATCTGAGTTTGAGCCAGGGAAGCCTGCAGAACTGGGCTGCCGGTGGTGATCCTTTTTCCCTTTCGGTCAATACTATAGGTAATCTGTATGCCAATTACCGGAAAGGCAACTCGCGCTGGGATAATGCTTTTACCCTTGCTTATGGCGTGCAGAAAACCACCAGCACCGGCCTGCGCAAAACCGACGATAATTTTGATCTGTCCAGCAAATACGGCTACCGTTTTTCACCCAACTGGTATGCCGGCGCAATGTTCGACCTGCGCAGCCAGTTTACCAATGGCTACCTCTATCCGAAAGATTCGGTGATTTCGCATGCCTTTGCACCTGCTTATGCCCTGCTGGCGCTGGGCTTCAATTTTCAGCACAGCGAACGGTTTTCCCTGTTTCTTTCGCCCATGACTTCCAGGCTCACCATTGTAGCCGATCGTCGCCTGGCCAATATGGGCGCCTATGGTGTGGATAGCGCCGTGTATGCCTATCATGATGATGGTACCCGTACCCTCATCCAGAAAAGCAAACTTGTCAGTTACCAGATGGGCGCTTACATTTCAACCCAGCTTAACCGCGCCATCATGGAAAATGTAAACTGGACAACCCGACTCGATTTGTTTTCCAACTACCTGAAAAACCCGCAGAATATCAAAGTTTACTGGACTTCCCTCATCAGCATGAAGGTAAACCGCCTGATTACCGTAACCCTGAGCACAGAACTGATTTACGATGATGATGTACGCATCTGGCAAAACAAAGATGGGGTGTATGGGCCTCGTACCCAGTTCAAGGAAATCCTGGGCATTGGATTTTCCTATACATTTGCCCGGCATCCCGACAGTTAACCTTTATCTTTGTGATGCATCAATCCTGATACCACGTGCCGGAACGTTTGACCTATACCATTCATCTGCCACAGTTTGAGGGCCCTTTCGACCTGCTTTTGTTTTTTATCGAAAGGGATGAAATTGATATTTACGATATCCCGATCAACAAGCTCATTCACGATTTTCTGGATTATATCCACCAGATGGAGTCGCTCAACATTGAGCTGGCAAGCGAATTCATCTTGTTTGTCTCCACACTCATGCGCATCAAGGCGCGGATGCTGCTGCCCCGGCGCGAGGTGGATGCTTCCGGTCAGGAAATTGATCCGCGGCAGGAGCTGGTCAATAAAATCCTGGAATACAAAAAATACAAGCAGGTGGCTGCAGAAATGGCCCAACGCGAAGCTGAGCACCAGCAGCAGGTGAGGCGGGGCAATGTGTTGCGCGATCTGGAGCAGGTAGGCGAAACCATGGCCGAGGGTACCGAAGTGCAGACCCTTACCCTGTTCAAACTCATGAAAGCCTACCAGAAAGCCCTGATCCGGCTGGACCAGCGGCTGAACAAGCCCCAGCATGTGGTGATGCGCTATCACTACACCATGGAAAACTCACGTGAGTTTATGGTGAATCTGGTATCTTCCCACCGTACCCTGCCATTTGCCACCCTGTTTGAGCATTTCGAAAACCGCATGCATGCCATCTTCCTCTTCCTGGCTATCCTGGAACTGGTGCAGCAGGGCCTCATCGGCCTGCTGACAGGCGAGGGCTACAACAACTTCATCCTCGAATACCGCCCACCGGTAGCCCTTCCGGTAGAAACGGTTTCTGTAAACTGAGTTTCTTCTATCTGGCTGACAAGTCGGCTGCGTATCATTTTTCTGCACAATATTTGTTGTAACAATTAAAAATCCTATCTTCGGTTATTCTTATCATCAAAAAACTTTACGACTATGGCAGAAACAGCAACCCAAACCATCTGGAAGGTAGATCCCTCGCATTCTGAAATCCTGTTTAAGGTGCGTCACATGGTTATTTCAACCGTAACGGGAAAATTTGAGAAGTTCGACGGAACGGTTGAAACGGAAGGGGACAATATTGAAACGGCCAGGGTGGAGTTTGTGATTGATACAGCCAGCGTGAATACCGGCGTGGCCGATCGCGACAACCACCTGCGGTCCGATGATTTCTTTAATGCGGAAAAATATCCGCAGATCCGGTTTGTATCCACTTCGATGAAGAAGATCAATGACCAGGAGTACCAGCCGGATGGCCAGCTCACCATCCGCGATGTCACCAAACCCGTGCAGCTGAAAGTGGAATATGGAGGCATGGTGAAAGACCCCTGGGGCAATACCCGCGCCGGATTTGTGGTTACCGGAAAAATCAACCGCAAGGATTTTGGTTTGAAATGGAATATGCTGCTGGAAACCGGAGGAGCCGTGGTGAGTGATGAAGTACAGCTGCAGTGTGCGGTGGAATTTGTGCACAGCTGAGCATCTTCGGTATCCTCACAGGAAAAAGCCAGCACTGCATAGCGCTGGCTTTTTTATTTTTTATTGCTGTTGCCGAAGCAATAGCAACTAATGATGTGCTTGCAGGTGGCTCACCACCATTTTTTCCTGGAGCAGGTTGCGCACGGTGGCTGCAATGCCTTCTGCGTCGTAGCCACATTCGTGATGCAGCTCAGCGGGTTTGCCGTGTTCCACCACCCGGTCGGGAATGCCCAGGATGCGCAGCTGGTTGTGGTAGCCATGCAAGGCCATGAACTCGGCTACGGCGCTGCCCAGCCCGCCGATGCGCGATCCGTCTTCAACCGTGACGATGACGGGGAACTGTTGCAACACCTGATGCAGCAGGGCTTCATCCAATGGCTTCAGAAAGCGCATGTCAAAATGCGCAGGTTGTATGCCCTCTGTCAACAACATCTTTCTGGCTTCGGTTACGAAGTTGCCGGCGTGGCCGATGGACAGGATAGCCAATTCCTTGCCGTCGGCTATCTGGCGGCCTTTGCCAATAGGCACTTCGCGGAAGGGCCGGCGCCAGTCGGGCATCACTCCTTCGCCACGCGGATAACGGATCACAAACGGATGGGTAATATGTGGCAACTGGGCGGTGTACATTAAGTTGCGCATTTCCTCTTCATTCATCGGGGCGCTGATGATGAGGTTGGGAATGGGGCGCAGATAAGCCAGGTCGTAAGCGCCGTGGTGGGTAGCCCCATCTTCGCCTACCAGTCCGGCACGATCCAGGCAGAACACCACCGGCAGATCCTGGATGGCCACGTCGTGGATCAGCTGGTCATATGCCCGCTGCATGAACGAGGAGTAAATGGTGCAATACACCTTCAGCCCCTGGGTAGCCATGCCGGCCGAAAGGGTTACGGCATGCTGTTCGCAGATGCCCACATCAAAAGCCCGGTGGGGCATTTTTTCCATCATGTATTTCAGGGAAGATCCCGAAGGCATGGCCGGCGTGATGCCAATGATTTTATCGTTCTGCTCGGCCAGCTCCAGCAGGGTCCAGCCAAACACGTCCTGGTATTTGGGGGGCTGGGGTGTGGGCGAAATCTTTTTCTGGATTTCACCATTTACCTTGTCGAACAAGCCGGGTGCATGCCATTTGGTCTGATCTTTTTCGGCCGGTGCATAGCCTTTTCCTTTTACTGTGATGATGTGCAGCAGCTTGGGACCGGGAATCTGTTTCAGATCGGTAAGCGTATCCACCAGCTTTTGTACGTTATGCCCGTCAATAGGGCCGAAGTAGCGCAGCCCCAGGGCTTCAAACAGGTTGCTGGAGCGCGTCAGCAGGCCTTTCAGTCCGGCTTCCAGCTTAGCTGCCAGCTCGCGCGAAATATCGCTCATCGGCAGCTTGCCCAGCAGCTTCCAGATGTCCTGCCTGAGCTTGTTGTAGGTAGGTGAAATGGTGATATCGGTCAGATATTCTTTCAGGGCCCCTACGTTGGGGTCAATGGACATGCAGTTGTCGTTCAGGATAATGAGCAGGTTGGTGTCCGACACGCCGGCATGGTTCATGGCTTCAAAAGCCAGCCCGGCCGTCATGGCCCCATCGCCGATTACGGCAATATGCTGGCGCTCGGTATCACCGGCATATTTGGCAGCCATGGCCATACCCAAAGCGGCAGATATAGACGTGGAAGAATGTCCCACGCCAAAGGTATCGTAGATGCTCTCGCTGCGGCGCGGAAAGCCGCTGATGCCGCCATAGCGGCGGTTGGTATGAAAAACCTTGCGGCGGCCGGTGAGGATTTTATGCGCATAGGCCTGGTGGCCCACATCCCACACCAGCTGATCGTAGGGCGTGTTGAACACATAGTGCAGCGCCACGGTGAGCTCAATCACGCCCAGGTTGGCCGCAAAATGTCCGCCGTACACGCTTACCATGTCGATGATATATTCCCGCAGCTCGTCGCAAAGCAGGTTGAGCTGTTCGCGCGATAGCTTGCGGAGATCATCGGGATATTCGATCTGGCTGAGCAGCGGACCCGGCTGGATGTCCATATTTGCCATGCATAAAGATTTGAAGTCTGAAGATTTAAAACAATATACGAAGAAAAAAGTTTTTGGATTAACCCGGAAAGTTACGATGTTTTTGGAGAATGAAGGGAATTCCCGGGCTCACAGGCTTTCCCCGTCATAACTGTTCACTCGCCGGAGGAAAATATAGCAGGCGGTAAAAAGTATGATGATTTAATTAAAAGATCAGTTATCTTTCAGGT from Thermoflavifilum aggregans encodes the following:
- a CDS encoding DUF3078 domain-containing protein — its product is MKLGFWGVIGWFLLAAGSAAYAQQDILHLKKDIDYFEKSKIGQPLDTLEGWRYGTIANLSLSQGSLQNWAAGGDPFSLSVNTIGNLYANYRKGNSRWDNAFTLAYGVQKTTSTGLRKTDDNFDLSSKYGYRFSPNWYAGAMFDLRSQFTNGYLYPKDSVISHAFAPAYALLALGFNFQHSERFSLFLSPMTSRLTIVADRRLANMGAYGVDSAVYAYHDDGTRTLIQKSKLVSYQMGAYISTQLNRAIMENVNWTTRLDLFSNYLKNPQNIKVYWTSLISMKVNRLITVTLSTELIYDDDVRIWQNKDGVYGPRTQFKEILGIGFSYTFARHPDS
- a CDS encoding segregation and condensation protein A; the protein is MPERLTYTIHLPQFEGPFDLLLFFIERDEIDIYDIPINKLIHDFLDYIHQMESLNIELASEFILFVSTLMRIKARMLLPRREVDASGQEIDPRQELVNKILEYKKYKQVAAEMAQREAEHQQQVRRGNVLRDLEQVGETMAEGTEVQTLTLFKLMKAYQKALIRLDQRLNKPQHVVMRYHYTMENSREFMVNLVSSHRTLPFATLFEHFENRMHAIFLFLAILELVQQGLIGLLTGEGYNNFILEYRPPVALPVETVSVN
- a CDS encoding YceI family protein, giving the protein MAETATQTIWKVDPSHSEILFKVRHMVISTVTGKFEKFDGTVETEGDNIETARVEFVIDTASVNTGVADRDNHLRSDDFFNAEKYPQIRFVSTSMKKINDQEYQPDGQLTIRDVTKPVQLKVEYGGMVKDPWGNTRAGFVVTGKINRKDFGLKWNMLLETGGAVVSDEVQLQCAVEFVHS
- the dxs gene encoding 1-deoxy-D-xylulose-5-phosphate synthase yields the protein MANMDIQPGPLLSQIEYPDDLRKLSREQLNLLCDELREYIIDMVSVYGGHFAANLGVIELTVALHYVFNTPYDQLVWDVGHQAYAHKILTGRRKVFHTNRRYGGISGFPRRSESIYDTFGVGHSSTSISAALGMAMAAKYAGDTERQHIAVIGDGAMTAGLAFEAMNHAGVSDTNLLIILNDNCMSIDPNVGALKEYLTDITISPTYNKLRQDIWKLLGKLPMSDISRELAAKLEAGLKGLLTRSSNLFEALGLRYFGPIDGHNVQKLVDTLTDLKQIPGPKLLHIITVKGKGYAPAEKDQTKWHAPGLFDKVNGEIQKKISPTPQPPKYQDVFGWTLLELAEQNDKIIGITPAMPSGSSLKYMMEKMPHRAFDVGICEQHAVTLSAGMATQGLKVYCTIYSSFMQRAYDQLIHDVAIQDLPVVFCLDRAGLVGEDGATHHGAYDLAYLRPIPNLIISAPMNEEEMRNLMYTAQLPHITHPFVIRYPRGEGVMPDWRRPFREVPIGKGRQIADGKELAILSIGHAGNFVTEARKMLLTEGIQPAHFDMRFLKPLDEALLHQVLQQFPVIVTVEDGSRIGGLGSAVAEFMALHGYHNQLRILGIPDRVVEHGKPAELHHECGYDAEGIAATVRNLLQEKMVVSHLQAHH